Proteins encoded together in one Mycobacterium sp. MS1601 window:
- a CDS encoding inositol monophosphatase family protein, which produces MTDYPGDLDDLVATAATILDSVVERFLAGHRADSAVRKKGNDFATEIDLAIEREVVSALTERTGIGVHGEEFGGAPVDSELVWVLDPIDGTFNYAAGSPMAAILLGLMNHGEPVAGLTWLPFTDQRYTAVVGRPLLTNGVAQPPLESPALTDSIVGFGTFNVDWRGRYPGRYRLAVLENLSRECSRLRMHGATGVDLAFVADGILAGAVTFGDHVWDYAAGVALVRAAGGIVTDLTGAPWTPAASSALAAAPGVHGEILDIVKSAGNPEDYR; this is translated from the coding sequence ATGACCGATTACCCGGGTGATCTCGACGACCTGGTGGCGACTGCGGCGACCATTCTGGACAGTGTGGTGGAGCGTTTCCTGGCGGGTCACCGCGCCGACTCGGCGGTCCGGAAGAAGGGCAACGACTTCGCCACCGAGATCGATCTGGCCATCGAGCGTGAGGTGGTCTCGGCGCTGACAGAGCGCACCGGCATCGGTGTGCACGGCGAGGAATTCGGGGGCGCCCCGGTCGATTCGGAACTGGTGTGGGTGCTCGATCCCATCGACGGGACGTTCAACTACGCTGCGGGGTCACCCATGGCCGCGATCTTGCTGGGGCTGATGAACCACGGTGAGCCCGTAGCCGGGTTGACCTGGCTGCCGTTCACCGATCAGCGCTACACCGCGGTGGTGGGCCGGCCTCTGCTGACCAACGGAGTTGCCCAGCCGCCGCTGGAGTCCCCGGCGCTCACGGACTCGATAGTCGGCTTCGGCACGTTCAATGTCGACTGGCGAGGGCGGTATCCGGGGCGCTACCGCCTCGCGGTGCTGGAGAACTTGAGCCGGGAGTGCTCGCGCCTGCGTATGCACGGTGCCACGGGGGTGGACCTGGCGTTTGTCGCGGACGGAATTCTCGCCGGCGCGGTGACGTTCGGTGATCATGTGTGGGATTACGCGGCCGGTGTGGCCCTGGTGCGGGCGGCGGGCGGCATCGTCACCGACCTGACGGGCGCGCCGTGGACGCCCGCGGCCAGCTCGGCTCTGGCCGCCGCTCCGGGTGTGCACGGCGAGATTC